In Eptesicus fuscus isolate TK198812 chromosome 23, DD_ASM_mEF_20220401, whole genome shotgun sequence, one genomic interval encodes:
- the ANAPC7 gene encoding anaphase-promoting complex subunit 7 isoform X4, whose protein sequence is MNVIDHVRDMAAAGLHSNVRLLSSLLLTMSNNNPELFSPSQKYQLLVYHADSLFHDKEYRNAVSKYTMALQQKKALSKTSKVRPSTGNSTSTPQGQCLPSEIEVKYKMAECYTMLKQDKDAIAILDGIPSRQRTPKINMMLANLYKKAGQERPSVTSYKEVLRQCPLALDAILGLLSLSVKGAEVASMTMNVIQTVPNLDWLSVWIKAYAFVHTGDNSRAINTICSLEKKSLLRDNVDLLGSLADLYFRAGDNKNSVLKFEQAQMLDPYLIKGACVRFSFTMSSHKTFRIKRFLAKKQKQNWPIPQWILMKTGNKVRYNLKRRHWRRTKLGL, encoded by the exons ATGAATGTGATAGACCACGTGCGAGACATGGCGGCCGCGGGGCTGCACTCCAACGTGCGGCTCCTCAGCAGCTTGTTACTTACAATGAGTAATAACAACCC tgAGTTATTCTCCCCATCTCAGAAGTACCAGCTTTTGGTGTATCATGCAGATTCTCTCTTTCATGATAAGGAATATCGGAATGCTGTGAGCAAGTATACCATGGCTTTACAGCAGAAGAAAGCCTTAAGTAAAACTTCAAAAGTGAGACCTTCAACTGGCAATTCTACATCCACTCCACAGGGTCAG TGTCTTCCATCTGAAATTGAAGTGAAATACAAAATGGCTGAATGTTACACAATGCTAAAACAAGATAAAGATGCCATTGCTATACTTGATGGAATCCCTTCAAGACAAAGAACTCCCAAA ATAAACATGATGCTGGCAAACTTGTATAAGAAGGCTGGTCAGGAGCGCCCTTCAGTCACTAGCTATAAGGAAGTGCTGAGACAGTGCCCATTAGCCCTCGATGCCATTCTAG GTTTGCTGTCCCTATCTGTAAAAGGTGCAGAGGTGGCATCAATGACAATGAACGTTATCCAGACCGTGCCTAACTTGGACTGGCTCTCTGTGTGGATCAAAGCATATGCTTTTGTGCATACTGGTGACAACTCAAGAGCAATCAATACCATCTG TTCACTAGAGAAAAAGTCGTTATTACGAGATAATGTGGATCTACTGGGAAGCTTAGCAGATCTGTACTTCAGAGCTGGAGACAATAAAAACTCTGTCCTCAAATTTGAACAAGCACAGATGTTGGAtccttatctaataaaag GTGCATGCGTTCGCTTCTCCTTCACCATGTCTTCCCACAAGACTTTCAGGATCAAGAGGTTCCTGgccaagaaacaaaagcagaattgGCCCATTCCCCAATGGATTCTGATGAAAACTGGTAATAAAGTCAGGTACAACTTGAAGAGGAGACATTGGAGAAGAACCAAACTGGGCCTTTGA